One Moorella sp. E308F DNA segment encodes these proteins:
- the moaA gene encoding GTP 3',8-cyclase MoaA, with translation MEDAFRRQINYLRIAITDRCNLRCRYCMPATGVPLKSHQDILRLEEIVTIARVAGSTGINRIRLTGGEPLVRKNVVTLVRELAKLPAIKEVSLTTNGIFLSGLARPLKEAGLSRVNISLDTLKKERYRYITRRGNISSVWQGIHAALAVGLTPVKLNVVVTRGFNDDEILDFARLAQEKPLHIRFIELMPIGAAAASAGGYVSMDEIKSRISRVYLLEPLADLVTNGPAVNFKVAGGKGSIGFISAMSSHFCHRCNRLRLTADGKLRPCLYWDGEIDIKGPLRAGASEAELAAIFARAVTLKPAEHHMETGWRQPRVMSQIGG, from the coding sequence GTGGAAGATGCCTTTCGCCGTCAGATAAACTACCTGCGTATTGCCATAACCGACCGCTGCAACCTGCGCTGCCGCTACTGTATGCCGGCTACCGGGGTGCCCTTAAAGAGTCACCAGGATATCCTCCGCCTGGAGGAGATCGTCACCATTGCGCGGGTGGCCGGCAGCACCGGGATAAACCGCATCCGCCTCACCGGGGGCGAGCCCCTGGTGCGCAAAAACGTCGTGACCCTGGTGCGGGAGCTGGCTAAACTTCCGGCCATCAAAGAGGTTTCCCTGACCACCAATGGCATCTTCCTGAGCGGCCTGGCCAGGCCCCTCAAAGAAGCGGGCTTGAGCCGGGTGAATATCAGCCTGGACACATTAAAGAAAGAACGTTACCGTTATATCACCCGCCGCGGCAATATCAGCAGCGTCTGGCAGGGCATCCATGCCGCCCTGGCCGTGGGCCTGACACCGGTAAAACTCAATGTTGTCGTTACCCGCGGCTTTAATGACGACGAGATCCTGGATTTTGCCCGACTGGCTCAAGAAAAGCCTTTGCATATCCGCTTTATTGAACTGATGCCCATTGGCGCGGCTGCTGCTTCTGCTGGCGGTTATGTATCCATGGACGAGATTAAAAGCCGGATCAGCCGGGTCTATCTCCTGGAACCTTTAGCGGACCTGGTAACCAACGGGCCGGCAGTTAACTTTAAGGTGGCCGGCGGTAAAGGCAGTATCGGCTTTATCAGCGCCATGTCCAGTCACTTTTGTCATCGCTGCAACCGCCTGCGCCTGACGGCCGACGGGAAACTCAGGCCCTGCCTCTACTGGGACGGGGAAATAGACATCAAAGGGCCTTTACGCGCCGGGGCTTCGGAGGCGGAACTGGCGGCTATTTTTGCCCGGGCTGTGACCTTAAAGCCGGCCGAACACCATATGGAAACCGGCTGGCGCCAGCCGCGGGTCATGTCCCAGATCGGCGGCTGA
- a CDS encoding molybdenum cofactor synthesis domain-containing protein has translation MARKVFVTNRPWQEALEEFLGSLRSNGYLAGLPAEEVDVTRALGRVTAAPVYAAISSPHYPAAAMDGIAVRAEKTFGASEGEPLELAPDREAVLVDTGDPLPEGFDAVIMIEEVVFKDKATAVIRRPAVPGQNVRPVGEDIMAGELLVSAGHALTPYDLGGLLSAGVTRVAVRPRPRVAILPTGTEVVPPNPNPAPGQILESNGTMLAGLVVQWGGEPRVYPITPDDYQLLKERLVQAVAESDLVLINAGSSAGREDYTARLVAELGQVLTHGVATRPGKPVILGIVDGKPVIGVPGYPVSAALCAELFARPVIYYRQGLEPPRRERVQAVLARKIYSPLGREEFVRVRLEREGGRLVAIPTSRGAGTIMALARADGIVVVPRLAEGFAAGQEVTVYLLRPRETLLEETPHRSQDHQG, from the coding sequence TTGGCACGCAAGGTCTTTGTCACCAACAGGCCATGGCAGGAGGCCCTGGAGGAATTTCTAGGATCTTTAAGGTCCAATGGCTACCTGGCGGGGCTGCCGGCTGAAGAAGTAGACGTTACCCGGGCCCTGGGCCGGGTGACGGCAGCACCGGTCTATGCCGCCATCTCCTCACCCCACTACCCGGCGGCAGCCATGGACGGGATAGCGGTGCGGGCGGAAAAGACCTTTGGTGCCAGCGAGGGGGAACCTCTGGAGCTGGCCCCGGACCGCGAGGCAGTGCTTGTCGATACGGGCGATCCCTTACCGGAGGGCTTTGACGCCGTTATTATGATTGAAGAGGTGGTCTTTAAAGATAAGGCAACGGCTGTCATCAGGCGCCCGGCTGTACCAGGGCAGAACGTCCGGCCGGTGGGCGAGGACATCATGGCCGGCGAGCTGCTGGTGTCGGCCGGCCATGCCCTCACCCCCTATGACCTTGGAGGCCTCCTATCTGCCGGAGTAACGAGGGTGGCCGTCCGGCCGCGACCGCGGGTAGCCATCCTGCCCACGGGGACGGAGGTGGTGCCGCCAAACCCCAACCCGGCTCCCGGCCAGATTCTGGAGTCTAACGGTACCATGCTGGCTGGCCTGGTCGTACAGTGGGGGGGTGAGCCCCGGGTTTACCCCATTACCCCGGATGATTACCAGCTCTTAAAGGAACGCCTGGTGCAGGCCGTAGCGGAAAGCGACCTGGTCCTCATCAATGCCGGCTCATCGGCCGGGCGGGAGGACTATACCGCCCGCCTGGTGGCTGAGCTGGGGCAGGTGTTGACCCATGGGGTCGCCACCCGGCCCGGAAAGCCGGTAATCCTGGGTATAGTCGATGGAAAGCCGGTGATTGGCGTACCCGGCTACCCGGTATCCGCCGCCCTGTGCGCGGAACTCTTTGCCAGGCCCGTTATCTATTACCGCCAGGGCCTGGAACCGCCCCGGCGGGAGCGGGTGCAAGCCGTCCTGGCCCGTAAAATCTACTCCCCCCTGGGCCGGGAGGAGTTTGTCCGTGTCCGCCTGGAAAGAGAAGGGGGCAGGCTGGTGGCCATTCCGACCTCCCGCGGTGCCGGCACCATCATGGCCCTGGCCCGGGCCGACGGTATTGTGGTGGTACCCCGCCTGGCCGAGGGTTTTGCCGCCGGCCAGGAAGTGACGGTATATCTCCTGCGGCCGCGGGAAACCCTTCTGGAAGAAACTCCACACCGGAGCCAGGACCATCAAGGGTAG
- a CDS encoding molybdopterin molybdotransferase MoeA: protein MELFRVVTLAEARRMLSRYWPLPGRQEVILPLLAALGRELARPVTAKDDVPGFTRATMDGYAVRAVDTFGARESEPVILHLVGEVAMGQPAAVTVGPGEAVAVSTGSMIPPGADAVVMVENTEVQEGDCVAVFKPVAPGQDLVRQGADVRAGTTVLPAGHTLRPQDLGVLASLGVTRVTVYEPWRVGILATGNEIVPPEADPGPGQVRDINSYTLAGLVRKCGAEAALYGIAPDDMEELTTGVRKAMTENHLVLLSGGSSVGTRDLTVQVLAGLGQPGILFHGVALRPGKPTVAAVAGDKMILGLPGHPVSAMVVFRLLIEPLLRYGSYDHLAGRTVEAILSRTVTSIPGREDYIRVRLEAGPDGYLAVPVPGGSSMISSMVQADGLVAIPMEEEGLEAGTRVEVKLF from the coding sequence ATGGAACTCTTCCGGGTGGTAACTCTAGCAGAAGCGCGCCGGATGCTTTCCCGCTACTGGCCCCTGCCGGGACGGCAGGAAGTGATTTTACCCCTGCTTGCTGCCCTGGGGCGGGAACTGGCCCGGCCGGTGACGGCGAAGGACGACGTTCCCGGTTTTACCCGCGCCACCATGGACGGATATGCCGTCCGGGCAGTTGATACCTTCGGGGCCAGGGAAAGCGAACCGGTAATTTTACACCTGGTAGGAGAGGTAGCTATGGGGCAACCGGCGGCAGTCACTGTTGGCCCCGGCGAGGCGGTGGCCGTATCTACTGGCAGTATGATACCCCCAGGGGCTGATGCCGTGGTTATGGTGGAAAATACGGAAGTCCAGGAGGGGGACTGCGTCGCCGTTTTTAAACCCGTGGCCCCGGGGCAGGACCTGGTGCGCCAGGGTGCCGACGTGCGCGCCGGTACCACCGTCCTGCCTGCCGGCCATACTTTGCGGCCCCAGGACCTGGGAGTGCTGGCCAGTCTGGGGGTAACCCGGGTGACTGTATATGAACCCTGGCGGGTGGGCATCCTGGCTACCGGCAATGAAATCGTCCCTCCCGAGGCTGATCCCGGACCCGGCCAGGTAAGGGATATTAATTCCTACACCCTGGCCGGACTGGTCAGGAAGTGTGGCGCTGAGGCCGCCCTGTACGGTATTGCCCCCGATGATATGGAAGAGCTCACAACCGGGGTACGAAAGGCCATGACGGAAAACCACCTGGTGCTCCTTTCCGGCGGCAGCTCTGTCGGCACCCGCGATTTAACCGTCCAGGTCCTGGCTGGCCTGGGACAGCCGGGTATCCTCTTTCACGGTGTGGCCCTCCGCCCGGGTAAGCCCACCGTTGCGGCAGTGGCCGGCGATAAGATGATTTTGGGCCTGCCGGGCCATCCCGTTTCAGCCATGGTTGTTTTCAGGCTCTTAATCGAACCCCTGCTGCGCTACGGGAGCTACGATCATCTGGCCGGGAGGACGGTGGAGGCGATCTTAAGCCGGACAGTTACTTCTATTCCCGGCCGCGAGGATTATATCCGCGTCCGCCTGGAAGCAGGCCCGGATGGGTACCTGGCCGTACCGGTACCCGGGGGCTCGAGTATGATCTCATCCATGGTCCAGGCCGACGGCCTGGTAGCCATACCCATGGAGGAAGAGGGTCTGGAAGCCGGTACGAGGGTAGAGGTTAAATTATTTTAG
- a CDS encoding FAD-dependent oxidoreductase → MSGKKKLYLFLSFIILLATLAGWRLWPGRVAAFERARYYLTIWRAWAGQVVAQQAPDPAAFPPAPPPVAGASYDVLVVGGQPEGVAAAISAARQGAKVLLMERRDGLGGLFTYGWLNFIDMNYGPKHELLTRGTFLDFYRQVGGSVFDVTVAKKVFLDMVERYPNLALSLNTAFKAPILEGNKLIGIRAVKDGQEITFYAGRIIDATQDADVAAAAGVPYTVGAEDMGEKERRQAVTLVFHLGGIDWAALEQAVKGGRIKDAKISDRAAWGFADIGAAYQPSTSRLRLRGLNIGRQNDGTILINALQIFGVDGLSEAAKTEAMELARKELPAITDFLRSRLPGFAGARLLGAAPELYVRETRHIKALYQLDLNDVLFNRYFPDAIALGSYPVDVQATSPQDTGYVYGRPEVYSIPFRSLVPQGVDNLLVVGRSAGYTHLAAGSARVVPIGMATGDAAGVAAVYSLQVNKNFRELAASPGDIKAIQDKLVKMGAYLKDYHIKNPLENHWAFEGLKFVNRWGLIVAGYNNDWKLDDPVNQASFYYMTANALKRAAGRGDLVAAKSAALQPYLERKPLTRGNAARLLLTYLGEDTAALDPAAAVARAGGRGLLPLNKTGGDPQEIVTGAEAYYATERLCALVGKR, encoded by the coding sequence ATGTCGGGCAAAAAGAAACTGTATCTTTTTTTAAGCTTTATTATACTTTTAGCAACCCTGGCGGGGTGGCGCCTCTGGCCAGGTCGGGTAGCTGCTTTTGAGCGGGCCAGGTATTATTTAACCATATGGCGGGCCTGGGCCGGGCAGGTAGTTGCCCAACAGGCACCCGACCCGGCTGCTTTTCCGCCGGCGCCGCCGCCGGTTGCCGGGGCGAGTTACGACGTACTAGTGGTAGGTGGGCAACCGGAAGGTGTCGCTGCGGCTATCTCTGCCGCTCGCCAGGGGGCCAAGGTCCTGCTGATGGAAAGGCGCGACGGCCTGGGCGGCCTTTTTACCTATGGCTGGCTCAACTTTATTGACATGAATTACGGGCCGAAACACGAACTGCTGACCCGCGGTACTTTTCTTGATTTCTACCGCCAGGTAGGGGGCAGCGTTTTTGATGTCACCGTGGCCAAAAAGGTCTTCCTGGACATGGTGGAGCGTTACCCCAACCTGGCTTTAAGCCTGAATACTGCTTTTAAAGCGCCCATCCTGGAGGGCAATAAACTGATCGGCATCAGAGCCGTCAAGGACGGCCAGGAAATAACCTTCTACGCCGGCCGGATCATCGACGCTACCCAGGATGCCGATGTTGCCGCTGCGGCCGGCGTTCCTTATACGGTAGGCGCCGAGGATATGGGCGAGAAAGAGCGGCGCCAGGCAGTGACCCTCGTCTTTCACCTGGGGGGGATAGACTGGGCGGCCCTGGAGCAGGCCGTCAAGGGAGGCCGGATCAAAGACGCTAAGATTTCCGACCGGGCCGCCTGGGGCTTTGCCGACATTGGCGCTGCCTACCAGCCCTCCACCTCGCGCTTGCGGCTGCGGGGCTTAAATATCGGCCGCCAGAATGACGGCACCATCCTCATTAACGCCCTGCAGATCTTTGGTGTCGATGGACTGAGCGAGGCTGCCAAAACTGAAGCCATGGAACTGGCCCGGAAAGAACTGCCGGCTATTACTGACTTCTTGCGCTCCCGGCTGCCCGGTTTTGCCGGGGCCAGGCTCCTGGGGGCAGCGCCGGAACTCTACGTCCGGGAAACCCGCCACATCAAGGCCCTTTACCAGCTGGACCTGAATGACGTCCTCTTTAACCGCTATTTCCCCGACGCCATCGCCCTGGGGTCCTATCCGGTGGATGTCCAGGCGACTTCACCCCAGGATACGGGTTACGTCTACGGCCGGCCGGAAGTCTACAGCATACCCTTTCGCTCCCTGGTGCCCCAGGGGGTTGACAACCTCCTGGTGGTAGGGCGCTCGGCCGGCTATACTCACCTAGCTGCTGGTAGTGCCCGGGTAGTGCCCATAGGTATGGCTACCGGCGATGCTGCCGGGGTGGCGGCCGTTTATTCCCTGCAGGTTAATAAAAATTTCCGGGAACTGGCGGCCAGCCCCGGGGACATCAAGGCCATCCAGGATAAACTGGTGAAAATGGGGGCCTATCTCAAGGATTATCATATAAAGAACCCACTGGAAAATCACTGGGCCTTTGAAGGTTTAAAATTTGTTAACCGGTGGGGCCTTATTGTTGCTGGTTATAATAATGACTGGAAGCTGGATGACCCGGTGAACCAGGCAAGCTTTTACTATATGACGGCCAATGCCTTAAAAAGGGCAGCCGGCCGGGGCGATCTGGTTGCCGCTAAGTCTGCAGCCTTACAGCCCTATCTCGAGCGGAAACCTTTAACGCGGGGCAATGCCGCCCGTCTTCTTCTAACCTACCTGGGCGAGGATACGGCGGCTTTAGACCCGGCGGCAGCCGTGGCCCGGGCCGGGGGGAGGGGCCTCCTGCCCCTGAATAAGACGGGAGGCGATCCGCAGGAAATAGTAACCGGAGCGGAAGCTTACTACGCCACCGAGAGGCTTTGCGCCCTGGTGGGTAAAAGGTAA